Below is a window of Plectropomus leopardus isolate mb unplaced genomic scaffold, YSFRI_Pleo_2.0 unplaced_scaffold25223, whole genome shotgun sequence DNA.
TTGTTCCCGGAAGCTTTCGGGAAGAATTTTTTGGATCAGGCTTGTTTCTGGAGGCTTTCCAaaaattttgggaaaaacatATAGCATTGATAGTGATTCTCGGATTACAGCCACAGAAGAGCCCGGCATATTTGCTCTGCATATTAAAGATGTAAAGCTCAGTGATACAGCTGTTTACCTCtgcatgaaaatacacaaacaaaacttcACGTTTTTGAAAGGAACAGACCTCAGAGTTGAAGGTAAATACATTAATTTCATCACagctttgttttaaaagtgacatttgtcttgtgtttaataaataaatgtttgttcatCATTCTTCCAGAACCAGAGCCAGAAGTCACTGCCGTCCCTCCGTCTGATCCAGCCTGTCCAGAAGACTCAGTGACGCTCCAGTGTTCAGTCCTCTCCGACTCTGAGAACAAAACACGTCCAGGAGAACACAATGTGCACTGTTTCAGAGCCGGATCACATCAGTGTCACCCAAGTTTTGATTGCACTCAAGAAAATAGTGTTGAGGAACATAAAAAGAACCC
It encodes the following:
- the LOC121966608 gene encoding uncharacterized protein LOC121966608 — protein: MWNNNQKMIVLFYLLLMLRVGRCAEDQIFETKTVGVGADVRLTCSRKLSGRIFWIRLVSGGFPKILGKTYSIDSDSRITATEEPGIFALHIKDVKLSDTAVYLCMKIHKQNFTFLKGTDLRVEEPEPEVTAVPPSDPACPEDSVTLQCSVLSDSENKTRPGEHNVHCFRAGSHQCHPSFDCTQENSVEEHKKNPEACFYSFFKNVSASDTGTRYCAVATCEEISSGNKSELDTEETQERILWLLQR